From the genome of Ardenticatenales bacterium:
TTCGGGGGAGGTAACGCACATGCCGGCAGCCGCCGCGCCCAGGCGCAGGCTGTGCTGGAGGGTGTGGCCGTGGGCGATGCCGTAGTAGGTTCCCGCGAAGAAGGCATCCCCGGCTCCGTTGGTGTCCACCAGGCTCGTGACCGGCATGGCGGCGGTTTCCACCCATTCGCCGGTGGCGGTGAGGGCGGTGGCGCCTTGCTTGCCGTGGGTGCAGACGACAAGCTGCTTGCCCTGGGCGATTAGGCGCTGCATGAAGTCACGATAGGCCGGCATATTGGCGGAACTCATGAAGATGTAGTCGGCGGCGTTGATGAAGGCGTGGTGGTAGGGGTTCTGGCCGTCGTAGTCGTGGATGTCGCACCAGAGGGGTTTGTGGTGGGCGCGGATGAGGGGGATGAAATGCCGGCAATAATTCGTGATATTCAGCACCACATGATCGCGCGCGGCCACCAACCCATCCACTTCATCCAGGTCCAGCGGCGGCTCAAATGTGCCATCGGCAATGAAGATGGAAATACGCTCGCCCGCTTCGTCCATCAAGTTCACGTGGCGGCGTGTGCCGCCGGGGTCCAGCCCGGCGCAAAAGCGCACGCCCTGCTGCCGGAAGAATGTCTGCGCCTGTTCTCCCGCCGCGTCGTCCCCAATGAGGGCGTAGAGGGTCACGTTCAGCCCCAGCTTGTGCAGGTTGAGGGCCTTGCCCGCGCCGGAGGAGCCGACTGTTTCGTGGTAGCCGTGGCTAAAAATGGTTTGCGCGCGTGGTTGGGGAAATGCCGGCACATAAATCATCATATTGTAAGAAACGCCACCGAGGACGAGTACGCGTTGCATGATGTTCGCCGCCTCTCATGATTCCAAGACGCGCCAGCCACGCGCCAGCGCCGTCTCGCGCAGCGTCTCGTCAGGGTAGACGGCTACAGGGTGGCGGCTCATGGACAGCATAGGGATATCCCGCTTTGTATCGCCATAGGCGGCCTCGATCAGGCCATCGTCCGCGGCAAACGCCCGCAGTCGCGCGACCTTGCGCTCCCCTACATTCAGCCCGTCGCGGATTTCGCCGGTGAAGGTGTCGCCATCAAAGACGATGGATGTACCCATCGCCTCCATTTGCCCCAACTGGCGCACGAAAACATCCAGAATCGGTTCAAAAAGACCAGAAATGATGATGACGCGGCAGCCGCTTTGCTGGTAGCGGCGTAGTTCCGTTACCACGGCCTGCCGCCGCTGCGGCCAAAGTTCATTGGCGACCACCCATTCCGCCATGTCTTGGAACGCGGCCCGGCTAAATCCTCGGTAAAGGCGCAGGAGTTCGGTGAGCCACTGTTCTTTGAAGGCGCGTTCGTCAACCAGCCGCAGGCGATAGCGCAGCAGTTGTGGCAGGCGGGGCCAAAAAAAGGCGCGGTAGCGGCGGGCGTAGCCATGCGTGGTCAGATAGTTGCGCATGGCTCGCCAGATAATGCCGGCAGTTAACGTCCCCTCTAGATCAGAAGCCACCGCCGGCCCCGCTCCACCAGCCTGCTCAGCCATTCTGTTGCATCCGCGCCCACGTATCGCGCAGCCCTACCGTGCGATTAAACACCGGATTGCCCGGTGTACTGTCCGAATCGACCACAAAGTACCCCTGCCGCATAAACTGGAAACGGCTGCCCACTTCCGCCGCCGCCAGCGCCGGCTCCACCATCGCCGGATTAATCACCACCAGCGAATCAGGATTCAGGTTTACCGTAAAATCCTCGTCTTCGAGCGTCTCTTCGGG
Proteins encoded in this window:
- a CDS encoding carbohydrate kinase family protein; translation: MQRVLVLGGVSYNMMIYVPAFPQPRAQTIFSHGYHETVGSSGAGKALNLHKLGLNVTLYALIGDDAAGEQAQTFFRQQGVRFCAGLDPGGTRRHVNLMDEAGERISIFIADGTFEPPLDLDEVDGLVAARDHVVLNITNYCRHFIPLIRAHHKPLWCDIHDYDGQNPYHHAFINAADYIFMSSANMPAYRDFMQRLIAQGKQLVVCTHGKQGATALTATGEWVETAAMPVTSLVDTNGAGDAFFAGTYYGIAHGHTLQHSLRLGAAAAGMCVTSPELAAPDLTPATLEATSRHWSPAT
- a CDS encoding HAD-IB family phosphatase; the protein is MAEQAGGAGPAVASDLEGTLTAGIIWRAMRNYLTTHGYARRYRAFFWPRLPQLLRYRLRLVDERAFKEQWLTELLRLYRGFSRAAFQDMAEWVVANELWPQRRQAVVTELRRYQQSGCRVIIISGLFEPILDVFVRQLGQMEAMGTSIVFDGDTFTGEIRDGLNVGERKVARLRAFAADDGLIEAAYGDTKRDIPMLSMSRHPVAVYPDETLRETALARGWRVLES